CTGGGCCGGCGCGCGGGCCAGGCCAGCTACGTGCTCTACTCGCACCTCGATTCGCTGCAAGCCATGCTCACGCCGCCCGTCAAGCAGTTTCAGCTCACGAAAGTGGCGTTTTAGCCGGCCACTCCGGCCCGAATAACTGGCCGGCTCCCTAGCTTTAGGGCCGGTAGCTCCGACTGCATCCGTGTTTCTCCTTTTTGCCCGTTTCCATGCTCGCCATTACTTCGCTGCTGCCCTCGCCGGCCGCCGACCACATCAACGCCCTCATCAAGAGCCTGGAAACTGAGTTTGGCCTCACCGACGTGCAGGCAACCCCCGAGCCCCACCTCACCTACCAGATAGTGGAGCCCGCCGACTTGGATACTCTTAAAACGGCCCTGCGCGACATCGCCGCCACTACCCCCTCATTTGTGGCGCATACCACCGGGCTGGGCATGTTTCCGGGCAGCCGGCCGGTTATCTACATCCCGGTGCTGCGCTCGGATGCCCTCAACGAGCTGCACCACCGGGTCTTCAACATCGCGGCCCCGCTGTGCTCGCGTACCGACAAGTTCAGCGCCCCCGACCTGTGGCTGCCCCACGTGTCGCTGGCCCTGCACGACACCACGCCCGAGCTACTGGGTCCCGTTTTGCAATTTCTTAACAATCAAACGTTTAACCTGGAATTAGCCATCAGCAACCTCGCCATTTTGCGCCCCGAGGGCGATATGTTTGTGCGCGAGGAGGTGTTTGAATTCGGCGGGAAGTAGGGGGTAGGGTGTCGGTTGTTAGGAGGAGAAAAGCACGTCATGCAGACCGCAGGGAAGCATCTCGCCCGCATCGTTGGATTACTCGGGGCAGCACTAGAGTAGGACCAAAAAGTATCGGTAGAAAAAAGCTGGACGGTCGGGCGTCTCAAAAAACGGACGCTTTAGCAAACCTCCCGGCTTGGCTCTTCCACACTATGACTAGGTACGAGAAATTGTCTGATTCACTATTATAATTAATAAATAAATACATATTATTTTTAATAATTATTAAGAATACTGCATTATGCTTTTTGAGCTGAGTTTGAGCGCGACATTATCCGCGAACGTATCAAAGCCGGCCTGACGGCCGCACGGGCCCGGGGGCGCCAAGGTGGGCGGCCCAAAGTCCTCTCCAAACAGGTCCTTTCCAAAGCCCAGGCGGCTAAAACTTTCCACTTACAGCAAGACAGAACAGTAGCTGAAATCGGGCAGCTGCTCGGCATAGGCAGGGCCACTGTTTACCGCTGCTTAGCGCATTTAAGTGTCTCTACTGGTGAGAGCACGAGCGTAGTTCCTGGTCTTTAACGCAGGATTACGCTCAACAACCGTTAACCGGTAGTCGCATGGGGGAACCACAGCTGAAATCCACTGCCTGCCCCCTCTACGGAATGGACCTGAATGCTGCCCTGGTGCAGCTGCATGATTTGCTTGGCCAGGCTCAGCCCAATCCCGGAGCCGTTGGGACGGGTAGTGAAAAAAGGAATAAAGATGCTGTCCAGTACGTCGGCGGGAATACCAGTCCCGTTGTCTTTCACCTCCATAACCACCCGTTCCTGTTCATCGGGCCAGGCCAGCAGGCTAATGCGAGGGTTGGGGGTTTGGGTAACTGCCTGCGCCGCATTGAGCACCAAATTGATGAGCACTTGCTCCAGTAAGTGGCCGTCGGCGTGCAACGTGAGGTGAGCGGGGCGCACGCTGATAACTACTTCGATGCCTTGAGCGGTCAGCTGTTCCGCCAGTAGCTGATGGGTCGTCTGAAGCAATTCCTGCACGTAGAGGGTCGTGCGTTGCGGCGGGGCTAAGGTACTGAAGTCGCGGTACACCTGGGCGAAGCGCAGCAATCCTTCGCTGCGCTGCTGAATGATGCGAATGCCGGTGCGCACGTCGTCGAGCAGTTCGGTGGCGCTCGCATCCGACTGCTGGGCTGCCTGCACATGGCGGCCCAACGAATCCGCCAGCGAAGCAATGGGGGCGACCGAGTTCATGATTTCGTGCGTCATCACCCGCAGTAGTTGCTGCCAGGCAGTGGTTTCGGTGTCGGCCAGGGCCTGGCTCACGTTCTTGAAAGCCAGGAGAGTAAATGCTTCGCCCCGCAGCTTAAACTGGGTGACGGACACGAGCAGCTGCACCGTTTGGAGGCCTACCGTCAGTTTCACCACCACGGGCTGGCCGGGCACTGCCCGGCAGATGGCTTCGTACAGCACCGGCTGCCGGGATTGTAGCCCCTTGATGTTTTTCAAATACGGCAGGTGCAGCGTCTGCTTGAACACCTCGTTCACCCAGGCCACGGTGCCCGCCGCGTCGTAGGATACGATACCGGTATCGAGCAGCGCCAGGATGGTTTGCAGGTACTGAAACTGCCCTTCCTGCTCTGCCCGCAACTCCCGAAACGTGGCGTTGACTTGGTTGAAGGCCGCGTGCAAGGGCCGCAGCGCCACCGGGACGGACTGCGTCGGGTACTGCCGCGAAAAGTCGCGGTACTGGAGGGCTAGGGTAAAGTCGGCCAGGGCCTGCTGGCCGCGCGTCAGGTAGCGCGCCAGGTCTAGGACCAAAACTATCAGCAGCACCAGCGCCCCCAGAGCTAGCCCGTAGGCGTGGTACAGCGTGGCGTACCCGCCCCCGGCCAACGCGGCCACCAGCAGTACTAACCGCCTCAGCAGGCGCACGTCCATGCGATTAAATATCATGCTTGTCGAGCCGGCGGTAGAGGGCGGTGCGGGTGAGGCCCAGCTCCTTGGCCGCTTTGGTGAGGTTGCCCTGGTGGCGCTCAATGGCCTGCTGAATGATGTTTTTTTCTACTTCCATCAACGGCGGCGGCGGCTCCGCTACGGTCGCAGCCGCCGCCGATTCGGGGTTCCGAAACGAGAAATCGGCCGGGTGCAGCACGGAGCCAGCCCGCAGGATAACGGCCCGCTCCACGGCGTGTTGCAGCTCCCGCACGTTGCCGGGCCAGGCGTGCGCCCGGAGCTTGCGCAGGGCGGCGGCACTAAATTCCGGCACGGGTTGCCGGTTGCGGGCGGCGTACACCTGCGCGAAGTGCTGGGCCAGCAGGGGCACGTCGTCGTCGCGCTCGCGCAGGGGCGGCAACGTGATTTCGACCGTGTTGAGGCGATACATTAAATCCTGGCGGAAGGCCCCGCGGGCCACCAGCGCGTGCAGCGGGGCGTTGGTGGCCGACAGCAGCCGGATGTCCACCGGCACGGGGACGTTGCTGCCCACGGGCACCACCTGGCGGCTTTGCAGGGCCGTGAGTAGCTTGGCTTGCTGCGGCAGGCCAATGTTGCCAATCTCGTCCAGAAACAGGGTCCCCCCGGTGGCCGCCTCAAACCGGCCCACGCGGCTGGCCTGGGCATCCGTGAACGCGCCCTTGGTGTGCCCGAACAGCTCGCTCTCAAACAACCCCTCGCTGAGCGCGGCCACGTCGGCGGCCACAAAGGGCCGGGCGGCGCGGCGCGACTGCTCGTGCAATGCTTTAGCTACCAATTCTTTACCGGTACCGTTCTCACCGAGTAGCAGCACGTTGGCTTCGGTGGGGGCGACCTTTTCGATGATGGCCCGCACGTCCTGCATGGCCGCCGACTCGCCCAGCAGGGCAGTAGTGGCGACCGGCTCAGGTGACTTTTTTGGGCTGCCCCCACTTTTGCTGTTGGTTTTAGGTTGGAGGGCGGCGGCCAGCGTTTGCAGCAGCTGGTCGTTGTGCCAGGGCTTGAGCAGGAAGTCGGTGGCACCAGCTTTAAGGGCGCGCACCGCCGTACGCACGTCGCCGTAGGCCGTGAGCAGGATAACGGCCGTGGTGGGGTCGTGCTCCAGGATGCGGCCCAGCCAGTAAAAACCCTCGTTGCCCGTCGCCTGGCCGCTGCGGTAGTTCATATCGAGCAGCACGGCGTCGAAGGGCTGCTGGCGGAGCAGCGAAAGCAGCAGTTCCGGGTTTTTCTCCGTCACAACTTCCCGCACCTCGGTTTTGAGCAGCAGCTTAAGCGCGAACAGCACGTCGGGCTCGTCGTCTACCACCAGGATGCGGGCCTGCTTGAGAATCATGAAAAAAGGTTGGGTAAAACGTAAAAGTCGGAGCTGGCGGGTACCCGTCCCAATCCAGGCCATATACAGGGGGGGCTCTCAGAAAACGGAAAATAGCGCACGTTAAGAGTTAAAAGGGGCTGCCAGAACTAGGTGTCGAGTCAAAACCTCCGACTCGGAGATTTTGCCCTATCTGTTTAACAGTACCCAGAGTACGCCAATGCCCCGCATAGCTGAGGCATTGACTGTTAACTTACTACTCTTCTGTTGGGGTAATTTCAAGTGGAACAGCATCTTCGTGCCTTAGAAAGGACCAAATATCAGTGCAAAGCAGATGGTCAAGGGTTTTAATATGGTCCTTGACAATGGGTTCCGTTTTCATATTCGGGCGAATATCACAGTAATAAACCCCATCCAATGGGTTCAGCTTTACCGTGTAGCCCTTGAAATGACCCAGTAGGAACGTTGAGCTGATGCCATATTTTGGTGCCGTTCCTTTGCGCTGCACGTCGTTCAGAAAAATGGCGATGTGCGGAAGGTCGCTGCCAGTGATTTTAGAATATAAGAACTTATCCATAAATATTTTATCGATTCGGTCCTTACTGGTAGTCTTAACGCTACCAATGGCCTTTACATCGCCTTCGTAGCTGATAATCAGGTCGTGCTGGTAGTTCATCTTAAACTGCTCCACTCCATCCACCACGACAGGCACCCGGACAGTGCCCGAAACGGCCGCTACCCCCATTTCCTGCAAAATGAGCTGCATCAGCCGCTCGAATAAATCGCCGTTAATCTTCCGGGCCGTGTTGCTCTCCCCAGCCGGTAGGCCATCCAGGGCAGCGCCAATGCTCTGCTGAATGCTATACACGGTGTTGTTTAGGCTGCTGCGCAGGCCAGCGTTATCTTCTATGTCCCGCAGGTTTTGCAGAGTAGAGATGAAATTTCCGCGAATGGCCCCGAACTCCGCAGCCTGGTACATCAATTGGGAATTGATGGGCCGGGTAATCTGAAAACCAGCAGTTTCGTCGTATTGCCAGAATCGGTAATGATTCTCGTTTTGTGATACAATAACCGCTTGCAAGTGCCCTGCTGCAACAAAATCTAGGTAGTGTTGGCAGAAATCAATGTACCCCTGTAGGGTGGTGAAGTTGTCCTTGTTTCGGGCTCTAGTAGTAAGCTGGTTGATGGTCATCGGATGGAGGTGCGGCGTTTATTGTTGTCAAAGTCGTATTTCTTCCACTTTCCAATGCTCCAATCTTCCACCAGTTCCAGGCGGTCGGCGGCCCAGCCCAGGTACTCGGGAGCAATGTCACAGGCCAACCAGCGGCGCTTCAGTTGCTCCGCGCAAACGGCGGTAGTTCCCGAGCCCGAAAAGGGGTCCAGTACCGTGTCGCCCACGTTGGAAGATGCCAGGAGAATCTTGCGCACCAACTCTTCGGGCTTTTGGGTAGGGTGGGGCGTTTTTTCGTGCATGCCGTTGCACGTAGTCGGAATTTCCAGCACATCCTTGGGCTTGGCCCCATCAGGGTGCGGGTGCCAGACATGACTTTTCTCTTTGCCTTTGCCGAAGTTGCTTGTTTCCGCTTGGGGGTGCGTTGGGTACTTCAGCGTGTGCTCTCCGTAGGGAATGCGTACTTCGTCAATGTTAAACGTGTGGTCTTTCCCCTTGCGCAAATGCAGGATGCTCTCATGGCTTCTTCCCCAATCACTACCCAGGTTGGCCTTGTTCTTATAGTGCCAGATAATCCACCGGCACCCTTTGAAGAACTTCATCGAGGGCGCTTTGAGGTCGGCCAGAATTTCGGAGAAGCCGCAGATGTACAGCGTACCGTTTGGCCGCAGCACACGCGCCGCTTGCTCAATCCAAAGTATTGACCAATCAACGTAGGCTTGGTGACTCTCAAAAGTATCCCAATCTGCTTTTTTGATATTGTAAGGCGGGTCAGCAAAAATCAGGTTCACTGATTCAGCCGGTAGTGATTGCATCCAGGCGATGGAATCCCCCAGCCATAGGGTGCCGTTTAGGTGCTGATAGAAAGGCTGAGGTGTGGTTGTTTCAGGGTTTATTTCAACTCGGTGCCCTTTGGGGGCAGGAGCAGCAAACAAGGAAGGTGAATTAAGTTGTTTTGAGGATTTATTGCGGGAATATGTTTTCGTTTCTGCCTTCATCAAGAACTCTTTTTGAGCAATGTGTAGAGCTGAACAGGACACTAGAGTTTACCTGAAAGCTGTTCCAAACCACTAAAGTAGGTAATTTAAGTGAGTGCCTGCCGAAGAAAACAGGGGCATCTTACCGGAAAAATACCACGTCGGATACGGCCCACCTAGAAAGGGTATTGTTAAACAGATAGGGCATAACCTCCGAATTAGAGGTTTCGACTCGACACTTAGCCCTGGCAGCCCCCTTTTAGCCCTTAATGTACTCTATTCTCCGTTTTCTGAGAGGACCTCATAAATCGTGCAGGCTTCGAAAAATACTGGGTTTCAGTCGACCAGGCCGTTTTCTGTCCGTCAACAGATTCGAACTGTATCAGAACCGAACGGTCAACTGTATCAAAACCGGACGCTCGGCAGCAACTGGCAACCAGGACTCAAAAGCAGACTGCTGATTAGCAAGCGTTTGTGAGTAAGGCACTGTTCTTGGCACCTCTGGTCAATAGCTTTTTGCAGCTAGTGCCTGCGCCGAACTGAATGGATATTCTGACACCGAAGAAAAGATGGTCGTGGGTGGTCCGCTGGTGGTGGCTGGGGGCCCTGCTGCTGGCGGGCACGGGCGCGGCCAGCCGCTACTGGCCCCGGCCGGGGCAACGGCTGCACGTTGCGGCCAGCCGGTTGACCATCAGCCCCGTCACGCGGGGTAATTTTCAGGAATTTACAGCTATCGATGGGGTCGTGCAGCCGCTGCGCACCGTGTACCTGGACGCGGCGGAGGCCGGCACCGTGCAGCAGGTACTGGTAGAGGAAGGCACCACCCTAACGGCGGGCCAGCCCCTGCTGCAGCTGGCCAACCCCGACCTGCAACTGGAAATGGTGAACCGCGAAACGGCCGTGTACGACCTGATGAACAACCTGCGCAACACCCGCAACCAGCTGCTGCAAAACCGCATCCTGCGCCAGAATCAGCTGGCCGACATCGACTTCCAACTGGCCGAGGCCCGGCGGGTGTTTGACACCAACCAGGTGCTCTACGACCAGAAGGTGATTGCGCGGCAGGACTACCTGCAAAGCCAGAACACCTACCGCTACCAGCTGCGCCGGCGGCAGCTCACGCAGCAGACCCTGCGCCAGGATTCGGTGGCCATGCTGCAGCAGCTGGGCACCATGCAGGAATCGGTGCGGCGCATGACCAGCAACCTGGCCCTGATGCGACGCAAGATGGACGACCTGCTGCTACGGGCCCCGGTGGGCGGGCGGCTCAGCTCGCTGGCCGCGGAAGTGGGCGAGGCCAAGACGCGGGGCCAGCGCCTGGGGCAGATTGACGCGCTGGCGGGCGTGAAACTACACGCCGCAGTGGACGAGTTTTACATTGCCCGCATCGCAGCCGGTCAGGTAGGCGAAGTGGTGGTGGATGGCCAGGCGTATGCCTTGCGCGTGACCAAAATCTTCGCGCAGGTGGCCAAAGGCCTGCAAATCGACTTGGCCTTTACCGGCACCCCGCCACCGGGCCTGCGGCGGGGCCAGACCCTGCCCATCCGGCTGGCACTGAGTGCAAAAGCCCCGGCGGTGCTGCTACCTAGAGGGGGCTTTTACCAGCAAACGGTGGGCAACTGGGCCTTTCGGCTGGATGCCGATGGCAGCCAGGCCGAGCGGGTAGCCATCCGGCTAGGGCGGCAGAACCCTGACTATTACGAAGTGCTGGCGGGCTTGCGGCCCGGTGACCAAGTGGTAACGTCCAGCTACGAAGGCTACGCCGACCAGCAGGAGCTGGTGCTGGATAAGGACCGTCCCTAGGCAACTAAAATTGACCAGTAAAGCATGGAACTCATGATTAAGACCGAAAACCTGGAAAAGGTGTACCGCACCGAGGAGGTGCAAACCAAGGCGCTGAACCACGTTTCGCTGACGGTGGAGCAGGGGGAGTTTGTGGCCATCATGGGTCCCTCGGGCTGCGGCAAATCGACGCTGCTCAACCTGTTGGGCCTGCTCGATGAGCCCGACGGCGGCAGCCTGCAACTGCTGGGCACCGAAACCAGCCGCTACTCGGAGCGGCAGCGGGCCGAGCTGCGCAAGCGCAGCCTGGGCTTCGTGTTTCAGAGCTTCAACCTGATTGACGAGCTGACGGTGTTTGAGAACGTGGAGCTGCCCCTGCGCTACCTCGGCGTGGGGGCCGCCGAGCGGCGGCAGCGGGTGGAGCGGGTGCTGGAAAAAATGCAGCTGCTGCACCGGCGCAACCACTTTCCGCTGCAACTCTCGGGCGGGCAGCAGCAGCGCGTGGCCGTAGCCCGCGCCGTGGTGAATGCCCCGCCGCTCCTGCTGGCCGACGAGCCCACCGGCAACCTCGACTCGGCCAGCAGCCACGACGTGCTGGGCCTGCTGACCGAATTGAACGAGGCGGGTACCACCGTGCTCATGGTCACGCACTCCGAGCACGACGCCCGGTACGCCCGGCGCGTCATCCGCCTGCTTGACGGGCAGGTGGTGCTGGAAAATAGCCGCGGCCAATTCTGAACGCCTACCCCCCTTTTCGGCCATGCTTCCCTACCCCCTGCTGCTCCTCTATCGCAACTTCAAGCGGTTCAAAAGCACGTTTTTTATCAACCTGATTGGCCTCTCGACCGGCCTGGCCTGCGCGCTGCTCATCTACCTGTGGATAAGCGACGAGCGCAGCTTCGACCGCTACCACGCCCTGGACGGCCGGCTCTACCAGGTGCTGGAAAACCGCCGCACGGCCGCCGGCATCGAGACCCAAACCGGCACCGTGCCGCTGCTGGCTGAGGCCCTGCGGCGGGAAATGCCGGAGATTGAGTTGGTGGCCACCACCACGCCGGTCCCGTTTTTCCCGCCGTTCACACTGGCGGCGGGCGGCCGGCAGCTCACCGCCGTTCCCAAATACGCGGACCCGGCCTTCTTCCAGCTGTTTTCCTACCCCCTGCTGGTGGGCACCCCCGCCACAGTGCTGCGGGACAAGCACGCGATTGTGCTCTCCGAAGCCTTGGCTACCAAGTTCTTCGGGTCGCCGCAGCGCAGCCTGGGCAAGGCCGTGAAATGGCAACTGGCCGCCGATAGCACGCAGACCAGCCTGGTGGCCGGGGTGTTTGCCGGGGTACCCCGCAACTCGTCCGAGCAGTTTGACTTCGTGCTGCCCTTTGCCTCGTTCAGGGACCGGATGCAGATGAGCGAGACCATCAAGTGGGACGACGACGGCCCCTACAACACCTACCTAGCCTTGAAGGAAGGGGCCGACCCGGCGCAGTTTCAAGCCAAACTGGCGGGGTTGCTGAGGACCAAAAGTGCGCAGGCCCAGGCCCAGGCGCGCACGCTGTTCGTGCGGCCGTTCGCGGCGGGGTACCTGCACGGCACCTACGAAAACGGCGTCGCCACCGGGGGGCGCATTGCCTACGTGCGGCTGTTCGCCCTGATTGCCGGACTCATTCTGCTGATTGCCAGTATCAATTTCATGAACCTGTTCACCGCTAAGGCCTCGCGGCGGGTCAAGGAAGTGGGCATTCGCAAGGCCCTGGGAGCGAGCCGCGCCGCGCTGATAGGGCAGTACCTGACCGAATCAGTGGTGATGGCCCTGCTAGCCCTGGTGGTGGCCGTGGGGCTGGTACAGCTCGTGCTGCCGCAGTTCAGCGCGCTGACGGGCAAGCCGTTGGCCCTGCACTGGGAGTGGCCGCTGGTGGCAGCCGGCCTGGCCCTGGCGCTGGGCACGGGGCTGCTGGCGGGCAGCTACCCCGCGTTCTACCTGTCGGGGTTCCAGCCGGCGGCCGTGCTGAAAGGCAAGCTGCCGACCCGGGCCGGCGACGTGTGGACGCGGCAGGGCCTGGTGGTGCTGCAATTTACGCTCTCGGTGCTGTTCATCGTGGCCGTGGTGGTCGTCAACGCGCAGCTGGCGTTTGTGCAGCGCCAGCCGCTGGGCTACGATAAAGCCCACGTGCTCCGCTTTGAAACGGCGGGCAAGGCGGCGCGCCAGCAGGCGGCCTTTCTGAGCGAAGTGAAGAAATTGCCCGGCGTCGTGCAGGCGTCCAGCGTTTTGGGCGGCTTCCTGGGGGGGCGCCACATTGCGGAGATGAGCTGGCGGGGGAAGCGCCTGCCGGTAGCGACGATGCTGGTCAACTACGACCTGTTGGAAACGATGGGCATGCACCTGGTCGCCGGCCGCAGCTTTGCGCCGCAGTTCCGCGCCGACAGCGCTGGTATCATCGTCAACCAGACCCTGGTGGCCGGCCTGGGGATGCCGGACCCCGTGGGCCAACAACTCGACGGGAGCCGCATCGTGGGCGTGGTCCGCGACTTCCACTACGAGTCCCTGCACGAAAAAATCAAACCCCTTCTCCTGCGGCTCGACCCCCAGATTAACACGGTGCTAGTGAAGCTCCAGCCCAACGCGGAGCAGGGCGCGATTGCGCGGCTTCAGCAACTGTACGCCGCCTACAACCCCGGCTTTA
The genomic region above belongs to Hymenobacter psoromatis and contains:
- a CDS encoding 2'-5' RNA ligase family protein — its product is MLAITSLLPSPAADHINALIKSLETEFGLTDVQATPEPHLTYQIVEPADLDTLKTALRDIAATTPSFVAHTTGLGMFPGSRPVIYIPVLRSDALNELHHRVFNIAAPLCSRTDKFSAPDLWLPHVSLALHDTTPELLGPVLQFLNNQTFNLELAISNLAILRPEGDMFVREEVFEFGGK
- a CDS encoding sensor histidine kinase, whose amino-acid sequence is MIFNRMDVRLLRRLVLLVAALAGGGYATLYHAYGLALGALVLLIVLVLDLARYLTRGQQALADFTLALQYRDFSRQYPTQSVPVALRPLHAAFNQVNATFRELRAEQEGQFQYLQTILALLDTGIVSYDAAGTVAWVNEVFKQTLHLPYLKNIKGLQSRQPVLYEAICRAVPGQPVVVKLTVGLQTVQLLVSVTQFKLRGEAFTLLAFKNVSQALADTETTAWQQLLRVMTHEIMNSVAPIASLADSLGRHVQAAQQSDASATELLDDVRTGIRIIQQRSEGLLRFAQVYRDFSTLAPPQRTTLYVQELLQTTHQLLAEQLTAQGIEVVISVRPAHLTLHADGHLLEQVLINLVLNAAQAVTQTPNPRISLLAWPDEQERVVMEVKDNGTGIPADVLDSIFIPFFTTRPNGSGIGLSLAKQIMQLHQGSIQVHSVEGAGSGFQLWFPHATTG
- a CDS encoding sigma-54-dependent transcriptional regulator is translated as MILKQARILVVDDEPDVLFALKLLLKTEVREVVTEKNPELLLSLLRQQPFDAVLLDMNYRSGQATGNEGFYWLGRILEHDPTTAVILLTAYGDVRTAVRALKAGATDFLLKPWHNDQLLQTLAAALQPKTNSKSGGSPKKSPEPVATTALLGESAAMQDVRAIIEKVAPTEANVLLLGENGTGKELVAKALHEQSRRAARPFVAADVAALSEGLFESELFGHTKGAFTDAQASRVGRFEAATGGTLFLDEIGNIGLPQQAKLLTALQSRQVVPVGSNVPVPVDIRLLSATNAPLHALVARGAFRQDLMYRLNTVEITLPPLRERDDDVPLLAQHFAQVYAARNRQPVPEFSAAALRKLRAHAWPGNVRELQHAVERAVILRAGSVLHPADFSFRNPESAAAATVAEPPPPLMEVEKNIIQQAIERHQGNLTKAAKELGLTRTALYRRLDKHDI
- a CDS encoding DNA-methyltransferase produces the protein MSCSALHIAQKEFLMKAETKTYSRNKSSKQLNSPSLFAAPAPKGHRVEINPETTTPQPFYQHLNGTLWLGDSIAWMQSLPAESVNLIFADPPYNIKKADWDTFESHQAYVDWSILWIEQAARVLRPNGTLYICGFSEILADLKAPSMKFFKGCRWIIWHYKNKANLGSDWGRSHESILHLRKGKDHTFNIDEVRIPYGEHTLKYPTHPQAETSNFGKGKEKSHVWHPHPDGAKPKDVLEIPTTCNGMHEKTPHPTQKPEELVRKILLASSNVGDTVLDPFSGSGTTAVCAEQLKRRWLACDIAPEYLGWAADRLELVEDWSIGKWKKYDFDNNKRRTSIR
- a CDS encoding efflux RND transporter periplasmic adaptor subunit codes for the protein MDILTPKKRWSWVVRWWWLGALLLAGTGAASRYWPRPGQRLHVAASRLTISPVTRGNFQEFTAIDGVVQPLRTVYLDAAEAGTVQQVLVEEGTTLTAGQPLLQLANPDLQLEMVNRETAVYDLMNNLRNTRNQLLQNRILRQNQLADIDFQLAEARRVFDTNQVLYDQKVIARQDYLQSQNTYRYQLRRRQLTQQTLRQDSVAMLQQLGTMQESVRRMTSNLALMRRKMDDLLLRAPVGGRLSSLAAEVGEAKTRGQRLGQIDALAGVKLHAAVDEFYIARIAAGQVGEVVVDGQAYALRVTKIFAQVAKGLQIDLAFTGTPPPGLRRGQTLPIRLALSAKAPAVLLPRGGFYQQTVGNWAFRLDADGSQAERVAIRLGRQNPDYYEVLAGLRPGDQVVTSSYEGYADQQELVLDKDRP
- a CDS encoding ABC transporter ATP-binding protein produces the protein MIKTENLEKVYRTEEVQTKALNHVSLTVEQGEFVAIMGPSGCGKSTLLNLLGLLDEPDGGSLQLLGTETSRYSERQRAELRKRSLGFVFQSFNLIDELTVFENVELPLRYLGVGAAERRQRVERVLEKMQLLHRRNHFPLQLSGGQQQRVAVARAVVNAPPLLLADEPTGNLDSASSHDVLGLLTELNEAGTTVLMVTHSEHDARYARRVIRLLDGQVVLENSRGQF
- a CDS encoding FtsX-like permease family protein, producing MLPYPLLLLYRNFKRFKSTFFINLIGLSTGLACALLIYLWISDERSFDRYHALDGRLYQVLENRRTAAGIETQTGTVPLLAEALRREMPEIELVATTTPVPFFPPFTLAAGGRQLTAVPKYADPAFFQLFSYPLLVGTPATVLRDKHAIVLSEALATKFFGSPQRSLGKAVKWQLAADSTQTSLVAGVFAGVPRNSSEQFDFVLPFASFRDRMQMSETIKWDDDGPYNTYLALKEGADPAQFQAKLAGLLRTKSAQAQAQARTLFVRPFAAGYLHGTYENGVATGGRIAYVRLFALIAGLILLIASINFMNLFTAKASRRVKEVGIRKALGASRAALIGQYLTESVVMALLALVVAVGLVQLVLPQFSALTGKPLALHWEWPLVAAGLALALGTGLLAGSYPAFYLSGFQPAAVLKGKLPTRAGDVWTRQGLVVLQFTLSVLFIVAVVVVNAQLAFVQRQPLGYDKAHVLRFETAGKAARQQAAFLSEVKKLPGVVQASSVLGGFLGGRHIAEMSWRGKRLPVATMLVNYDLLETMGMHLVAGRSFAPQFRADSAGIIVNQTLVAGLGMPDPVGQQLDGSRIVGVVRDFHYESLHEKIKPLLLRLDPQINTVLVKLQPNAEQGAIARLQQLYAAYNPGFTLDYTFLDADYQAQYAAERRVAVLARYFAGLAILISALGLLGLAAFTAERRRKEIGIRKALGASELGIVWLLTSSLTGLVVVAIALALPLSYLLLQRWLEGFAYRVAWQWWYFAAAGTGALLIAWLTVGVQAWRAARRNPVLSLRAE